A region from the Corylus avellana chromosome ca7, CavTom2PMs-1.0 genome encodes:
- the LOC132187262 gene encoding serine/arginine-rich splicing factor SR34B-like isoform X1, giving the protein MSSRASRTLYVGNLPADIREREVEDLFYKYGRIAHIDLKVPPRPPGYAFVEFEDAQDAEDAIRGRDGYDFDGHRLRVELAHGGRGHSSSRDRYSTHSSGGRSGRGGVSRRSEFRVLVTGLPPSASWQDLKDHMRQAGDVCFSQVFRDGSGTTGIVDYTNYEDMKYAVKKLDDSEFRNAFSRSYVRVREYDSKRDASRSPSRGRSYSKGRSYSRSRSRSRSVSRGRSKSKSPKAKSSRRSPAKLRSRSAERSRSRSASKSRSMSGYGYMQRSGDWILGSWWDMVQLPATLLVVEIGNKGDHGCNSKAGYLGTKCHWDLDITINEQ; this is encoded by the exons ATGAGTAGCCGTGCGAGCCGAACTCTCTATGTCGGCAATCTTCCCGCGGATATTCGTGAGCGAGAAGTGGAGGATTTGTTTTACAAG TATGGACGCATAGCCCACATTGATCTGAAGGTCCCACCAAGGCCTCCGGGTTATGCATTTGTTGAG TTTGAAGATGCTCAAGATGCTGAAGATGCCATTCGGGGTCGTGATGGTTATGATTTTGATGGGCATCGGCTACGG GTGGAACTTGCACATGGTGGCCGTGGACATTCATCATCAAGAGATCGTTATAGTACTCATAGCAGTGGTGGTCGGAGTGGACGTGGTGGAGTATCCAGGCGCTCTGAATTCCGTG TGCTTGTCACTGGATTGCCTCCTTCTGCTTCATGGCAAGACCTTAAG GATCACATGCGACAAGCTGGGGATGTTTGTTTTTCACAAGTTTTCCGTGATGGTAGTG GCACGACGGGGATCGTGGATTACACAAACTACGAAGACATGAAGTATGCA GTAAAAAAGCTTGATGACTCTGAGTTTCGGAATGCATTTTCTCGGTCCTATGTCCGT GTTAGGGAATATGATTCAAAGAGGGATGCCTCTAGAAGCCCTAGTCGCGGTCGATCCTATTCGAAAGGCAGAAGCTATAGCCGCAGCCGTAGTCGTAGCCGAAGTGTCAGTCGGGGCAGGAGCAAGAG CAAGTCTCCCAAGGCCAAATCTTCGCGCCGCTCACCTGCTAAATTGCGGTCAAGGTCTGCTGAGAGATCTCGCTCTCGCTCTGCTTCAAAGTCTCGTTCTATGTCAGG aTATGGATACATGCAGCGAAGTGGGGATTGGATATTAGGATCTTGGTGGGATATGGTTCAGTTGCCTGCAACTCTTTTGGTTGTGGAG ATTGGGAACA
- the LOC132187518 gene encoding mitochondrial-processing peptidase subunit alpha-like, protein MYRTAASRLRSLKGRVGTLGATRFATSSAVAAKPSSGGFFSWLTGERTSTLPPLEIPLAGVTLPPPLPDYVEPSKTKITTLPNGVKIASETSANPAASIGLYLDCGSIYETPESFGASHLLERMAFKSTTNRSHLRIVREVEAIGGNIGASASREQMGYTFDALKTYVPQMVELLVDSVRNPAFLDWELNEELQKVKAELGELSNNPQGLLLEAILSAGYSGALANPLLAPEASLNRLDSTLLKEFVAENYTAPRMVLAASGVEHEELLSVAEPLLSDLLSTRPSEEPKSVYVGGEYRRQADTGNTHIALAFEVPGGWRKEKEAVLVTVLQMLMGGGGSFSAGGPGKGMHSRLYLHVLNEYQQIQSFSAFNNIFNETGLFGIYASTGPEFASKVVDIAAEELISIATPGQVTELQLNRAKEATKSAVLMNLESRMIVSEDIGRQILTYGKRLPVEHFLKAVEEITLKDITNISQKIISSPLTMASYGDVINVPSYGSVCSKFQAK, encoded by the exons ATGTACCGAACCGCAGCTTCACGTCTCAGGTCTCTCAAG GGTCGTGTGGGAACTTTGGGGGCCACCAGGTTTGCGACATCAAGTGCAGTTGCTGCAAAACCATCATCAGGGGGTTTCTTTAGCTGGTTGACAGGGGAACGGACTAGTACTCTACCTCCTCTGGAGATCCCACTTGCAGGCGTTACCCTCCCTCCTCCACTACCTGATTATGTTGAACCaagtaaaactaaaattacaacTCTACCTAATGGTGTCAAAATTGCATCGGAAACGTCAGCG AATCCTGCAGCATCCATAGGGTTGTATCTGGATTGTGGTTCCATTTATGAGACACCAGAGTCATTTGGGGCTTCACATTTGCTAGAGCGGATGGCCTTCAAGAGCACAACAAACCGGAGCCACTTGCGCATCGTGAGAGAAGTGGAAGCAATTGGTGGTAACATAGGAGCCTCAGCCAGTCGGGAGCAAATGGGGTACACTTTTGATGCTTTGAAAACTTATGTTCCTCAAATGGTGGAATTGCTTGTTGACTCTGTGAGGAACCCTGCCTTCTTGGATTGGGAACTCAATGAAGAG CTGCAAAAGGTGAAAGCAGAGCTCGGAGAACTTTCTAACAACCCTCAAGGGTTACTATTGGAGGCCATTCTGTCTGCCGGCTATTCTGGTGCATTGGCAAATCCTCTTTTGGCTCCTGAAGCTTCGCTGAACAGATTGGATAGTACACTTTTGAAGGAATTTGTTGCT GAGAATTATACTGCTCCTCGGATGGTTCTTGCAGCATCTGGGGTTGAGCATGAGGAGCTTCTGTCCGTTGCAGAACCACTTCTCTCTGACTTACTGAGCACACGCCCTTCTGAAGAGCCAAAATCTGTATACGTTGGAGGGGAATATCGTCGTCAAGCTGATACAGGG AACACACATATTGCTCTTGCTTTTGAAGTTCCTGGCGGCTGGCGTAAAGAGAAAGAAGCTGTTCTTGTGACTGTTCTTCAG ATGCTTATGGGAGGAGGTGGTTCGTTCTCTGCAGGGGGCCCTGGAAAAGGGATGCACTCTCGGCTAT ATCTCCATGTCTTGAATGAGTACCAGCAGATCCAATCCTTTTCTGCATTCAACAACATCTTCAATGAAACTGGATTGTTTGGCATTTATGCTAGCACT GGCCCTGAATTTGCGTCAAAAGTAGTTGATATAGCAGCAGAAGAATTAATCTCAATTGCAACACCTGGACAAG TCACTGAGTTGCAGCTTAATCGTGCCAAAGAGGCCACAAAATCTGCTGTCCTGATGAATCTGGAATCTAGG ATGATTGTCTCAGAGGATATAGGTAGGCAGATTTTGACTTATGGAAAGAG GTTGCCTGTGGAGCATTTCTTAAAGGCTGTCGAAGAAATCACTTTGAAGGATATTACTAACATTTCACAGAAGATCATTTCCTCACCTCTAACAATGGCATCATATGGGGATG TTATTAATGTCCCCAGCTACGGATCCGTTTGCAGCAAGTTTCAAGCAAAGTGA
- the LOC132187262 gene encoding serine/arginine-rich splicing factor SR34B-like isoform X3 produces MSSRASRTLYVGNLPADIREREVEDLFYKYGRIAHIDLKVPPRPPGYAFVEFEDAQDAEDAIRGRDGYDFDGHRLRVELAHGGRGHSSSRDRYSTHSSGGRSGRGGVSRRSEFRVLVTGLPPSASWQDLKDHMRQAGDVCFSQVFRDGSGTTGIVDYTNYEDMKYAVKKLDDSEFRNAFSRSYVRVREYDSKRDASRSPSRGRSYSKGRSYSRSRSRSRSVSRGRSKSKSPKAKSSRRSPAKLRSRSAERSRSRSASKSRSMSGYGYMQRSGDWILGSWWDMVQLPATLLVVEVCCFLDGQLWKP; encoded by the exons ATGAGTAGCCGTGCGAGCCGAACTCTCTATGTCGGCAATCTTCCCGCGGATATTCGTGAGCGAGAAGTGGAGGATTTGTTTTACAAG TATGGACGCATAGCCCACATTGATCTGAAGGTCCCACCAAGGCCTCCGGGTTATGCATTTGTTGAG TTTGAAGATGCTCAAGATGCTGAAGATGCCATTCGGGGTCGTGATGGTTATGATTTTGATGGGCATCGGCTACGG GTGGAACTTGCACATGGTGGCCGTGGACATTCATCATCAAGAGATCGTTATAGTACTCATAGCAGTGGTGGTCGGAGTGGACGTGGTGGAGTATCCAGGCGCTCTGAATTCCGTG TGCTTGTCACTGGATTGCCTCCTTCTGCTTCATGGCAAGACCTTAAG GATCACATGCGACAAGCTGGGGATGTTTGTTTTTCACAAGTTTTCCGTGATGGTAGTG GCACGACGGGGATCGTGGATTACACAAACTACGAAGACATGAAGTATGCA GTAAAAAAGCTTGATGACTCTGAGTTTCGGAATGCATTTTCTCGGTCCTATGTCCGT GTTAGGGAATATGATTCAAAGAGGGATGCCTCTAGAAGCCCTAGTCGCGGTCGATCCTATTCGAAAGGCAGAAGCTATAGCCGCAGCCGTAGTCGTAGCCGAAGTGTCAGTCGGGGCAGGAGCAAGAG CAAGTCTCCCAAGGCCAAATCTTCGCGCCGCTCACCTGCTAAATTGCGGTCAAGGTCTGCTGAGAGATCTCGCTCTCGCTCTGCTTCAAAGTCTCGTTCTATGTCAGG aTATGGATACATGCAGCGAAGTGGGGATTGGATATTAGGATCTTGGTGGGATATGGTTCAGTTGCCTGCAACTCTTTTGGTTGTGGAGGTATGCTGTTTTTTAGATGGGCAGCTTTGGAAACCTTGA